A genomic stretch from Cydia amplana chromosome 1, ilCydAmpl1.1, whole genome shotgun sequence includes:
- the LOC134653949 gene encoding ubiquitin-like-conjugating enzyme ATG10 has protein sequence MSAISYEDFFNAAEQFLKISQKINDGWQLLQLQEDKSKIYLKKESFKVCEGTGESLLKTEYVIFYNPSYGVPSFSFNVWNSTGALLTLEKIRQMSFISISEKDFYSVITQQEHPIFFRPYFMVHPCHTEELLMVFKNKSRNIIVTFLGLITPLIKLDLPVEYGL, from the exons ATGAGCGCAATATCTTACGAAGACTTTTTCAATGCTGCTGAACAGTTTTTAAAGATTTCTCAAAAGATAAACGACGGATGGCAACTGTTGCAACTACAAGAAGATAAAAGTAAGATATACCTCAAGAAAGAGAGCTTTAAAGTTTGTGAAGGAACAGGTGaatctcttttaaaaactgaatatgtaatattttataaccCTAGTTATGGGGTACCATCATTCAGTTTCAATGTGTGGAACTCAACAGGAGCCCTACTGACTTTGGAGAAAATTAGACAAATGTCTTTTATCAG TATCAGTGAAAAGGACTTTTACTCTGTTATAACTCAACAGGAGCACCCAATATTCTTCCGTCCATATTTTATGGTGCATCCTTGCCACACTGAAGAACTGCTCATGGTGTTCAAGAACAAATCAAGGAACATAATTGTGACATTTCTTGGATTAATAACTCCATTGATAAAATTAGATTTGCCAGTAGAATATGGCTTGTGA
- the LOC134653961 gene encoding spermidine synthase, translating into MDSLKKNWFTEACELWPGGTFSFEVKEVLCDEKSEYQHVQVFDTTSLGKVLVLDGIIQCTEKDEFSYQEMISFLPLCCHKNPEKVLIVGGGDGGVAREVAKHPKVKQIVQVEIDAKVIEVSKKHLPFMAVGFDSPKLTLHVGDGFEFMKQHSAEFDVIITDSSDPVGPAVSLFQENYFGLMKSALREDGIVCSQAGTIWNDLHLVTSTLSHCRKQFPSAAYAYASVPTYPSGQIGFVIGSLTPNARFDAPTITFTKDEEAAMKLRYYNSEVHKAAFVLPTFVKYQLA; encoded by the exons ATGGACTCTCTTAAAAAGAACTGGTTTACTGAGGCATGCGAATTATGGCCTGGAGGCACGTTTTCGTTCGAAGTGAAGGAGGTGCTTTGTGATGAGAAATCTGAATACCAACATGTTCAGGTTTTTGATACTACAAGTTTAGGCAAAGTTTTGGTACTGGATGGGATCATACAGTGTACTGAAAAAGACGAATTTTCTTATCAG GAGATGATATCATTCTTGCCTTTATGTTGCCACAAAAATCCTGAAAAAGTACTAATTGTGGGTGGAGGTGATGGCGGAGTAGCCAGAGAAGTTGCCAAGCATCCCAAGGTGAAACAAATTGTTCAG GTGGAAATCGACGCAAAAGTAATAGAGGTATCAAAGAAACACCTCCCCTTCATGGCCGTGGGCTTCGACAGTCCGAAGCTGACGCTGCACGTCGGCGATGGCTTCGAGTTCATGAAGCAGCACAGCGCGGAGTTCGACGTGATCATCACCGACAGCAGCGACCCCGTCGGCCCGGCCGTCAGCCTGTTCCAGGAGAATTACTTCGGCTTGATGAAGAGCGCGTTGAGGGAGGACGGTATCGTGTGCTCGCAGGCGGGAACTATTTGGAATGATTTGCACCTTGTCACGAGTACGCTGAG CCATTGCAGAAAACAGTTCCCCTCAGCGGCCTACGCCTACGCGTCAGTACCGACCTACCCGTCCGGCCAGATCGGGTTCGTGATCGGCTCTCTCACCCCCAACGCGCGCTTCGACGCTCCCACCATTACCTTTACTAAAGACGAGGAAGCCGCCATGAAACTGAGGTACTACAACTCGGAGGTGCACAAGGCTGCGTTCGTGCTGCCGACGTTTGTTAAATATCAGCTCGCATAG
- the LOC134653982 gene encoding uncharacterized protein LOC134653982, which translates to MGAPRTLLCLALLAACAGAGASPQNVPVRAEKQIELFDGVTMHLPTPETTNRTENAIVSFKIDTKRSLQEGRGKQKKLMERILPMFIMPFVIQSTIVPMFLSMLKFMLFKSMMVGKLALALILFNAFRNHNTFKGRKEEQIADVHYGYHGQMEEYGAYIN; encoded by the exons ATGGGCGCACCGCGCACGCTGCTCTGCCTCGCGCTGCTGGCGGcttgcgccggcgccggcgcctcgCCGCAGAATGTGCCCGTACGTGCTGAAAAACAAATTGAGCTTTTCGATGGAGTCACCATGCACTTGCCGACTCCCGAAACCACAAACAGGACTGAGAATGCAATAGTTTCctttaaaattgacactaaaagGAGCTTACAGGAAG GTCGCGGCAAACAGAAGAAGCTGATGGAGCGCATCTTGCCCATGTTCATCATGCCATTTGTCATCCAGTCCACCATCGTCCCCATGTTCCTCAGCATGCTCAAGTTCATGCTCTTCAAGTCCATGATGGTCGGCAAGCTGGCCTTGGCACTAATCCTCTTCAACGCGTTCAGAAACCACAACACCTTCAAAGGAAGAAAGGAGGAGCAGATTGCAGACGTCCACTACGGCTACCACGGACAAATGGAGGAATACGGGGCTTATATAAATTGA
- the LOC134650599 gene encoding interleukin-1 receptor-associated kinase 4-like: MLANTEIRNLKEGTLDTIIKILHIVEDDWKKFMAFIPMDPQKENSDRKYNSEHIRLIEEHSRVINEKCAKILFDEWGTSGQIRPTLKTVQQIALKAEMMRLADEIADILGEPHPPRPTQGPGAPVTENISLLLNDSSSEIRDTTAQMKSENNDIQGQSTEQVYNMPNFKLIAKSVGSDESYKQESSKRFSEQLNDQQPYLQQANFQPSGHQLDYQSEYQQFQTSVPNIPIFQGTTEGLTLSSKIDSSILQDPDLTHFDYEELQTATNNFSDICKVGSGGFGIVFKAPHPRHGMLAVKKTHNQPNQAEVMRTFNSEVRYLSQFRHINIVPILGFSKNGPVPCIVCEFIEGGSLIEKIAEKVLNERQRIAIMQGTAEGLRYLHNNRTDHPTVPSATDPSALNVSRINFVHGDVKSANILLTKDFVPKLCDFGLTKSYEETFIMPTTFGTQVYMAPEAMQGTVTPKSDIFSYGIVLLELLTGLKPLVLADNTKIDIKTYIYEGTSCGKSIYEFLDHSTQWTKAEEIFALVKKCLENNRHDRPTSEVICNILNAFTDN, from the exons ATGTTGGCAAATACAGAAATTCGCAATTTAAAAGAGGGCACCCTCGatactataataaaaatattgcatATTGTAGAAGACGATTGGAAGAAATTCATGGCTTTTATACCCATGGACCCTCAGAAGGAAAACTCAGATCGTAAATACAATAGTGAGCACATAAG ATTGATTGAGGAGCATTCCCGGGTTATCAATGAAAAATGTGCAAAAATTTTGTTTGATGAATGGGGAACCTCCGGCCAAATCAGGCCCACACTGAAGACAGTGCAACAAATTGCATTGAAAGCGGAGATGATGCGACTTGCAGATGAAATAGCTGACATTTTGGGAg AGCCTCATCCCCCGCGGCCAACACAAGGACCTGGGGCTCCTGTAACTGAAAACATATCACTTTTATTGAATGACAGCAGCTCAGAAATCAGGGACACAACTGCACAGATGAAGTCTGAAAATAATGACATACAAGGACAGAGTACTGAACAAGTATATAACATgcctaattttaaacttatagcAAAGTCTGTTGGCAGTGATGAGTCCTATAAACAAGAATCCAGCAAACGGTTTAGTGAACAATTGAATGATCAACAACCGTATCTACAACAAGCTAACTTCCAGCCTTCCGGTCATCAATTGGATTATCAATCTGAATATCAGCAATTTCAGACATCTGTGCCAAATATTCCTATATTTCAAGGAACAACTGAAGGTCTGACCCTGAGTAGTAAAATAGATTCATCAATCCTCCAAGATCCCGACTTGACCCACTTTGATTATGAGGAATTACAAACTGCCACAAATAATTTTTCTGATATTTGTAAAGTAGGATCTGGTGGTTTCGGGATTGTGTTCAAAGCTCCCCACCCCAGACACGGCATGCTGGCCGTCAAGAAAACTCACAACCAGCCCAACCAAGCAGAAGTGATGAGAACATTTAATTCCGAAGTACGGTATCTTTCGCAATTTCGCCACATAAACATAGTTCCAATATTGGGATTTTCTAAAAATGGTCCGGTGCCTTGTATTGTTTGCGAATTCATTGAAGGTGGTTCTTTGATTGAGAAAATAGCTGAAAAAGTGTTAAATGAGAGGCAGAGGATAGCTATCATGCAGGGAACGGCAGAGGGGCTCCGCTACCTGCACAACAACCGAACAGACCATCCCACCGTGCCATCGGCAACAGACCCCAGCGCACTAAATGTCTCCAGAATTAACTTCGTCCATGGTGACGTCAAAAGCGCAAACATTTTGCTTACAAAAGACTTTGTCCCCAAG CTCTGTGACTTCGGCCTAACGAAATCATATGAAGAAACATTCATCATGCCAACAACATTTGGAACACAAGTTTACATGGCGCCCGAGGCGATGCAAGGCACCGTCACTCCGAAATCAGACATATTCAGCTACGGAATCGTCTTACTAGAACTCTTAACTGGCCTCAAACCTCTTGTCTTAGCAgacaatacaaaaatagacattaaGACTTACATTTATGAGGGTACCAGTTGTGGGAAAAGTATTTATGAATTTCTGGACCATTCGACTCAATGGACGAAGGCCGAAGAGATCTTTGCGTTAGTCAAGAAATGTTTGGAGAATAACAGGCATGACCGGCCGACAAGTGAagttatatgtaatatattGAATGCCTTCACTGACAACTGA